One stretch of Lemur catta isolate mLemCat1 chromosome 2, mLemCat1.pri, whole genome shotgun sequence DNA includes these proteins:
- the SNN gene encoding stannin, with product MSIMDHSPTTGVVTVIVILIAIAALGALILGCWCYLRLQRISQSEDEESIVGDGETKEPFLLVQYSARGPCVERKAKLMTPNGPEVHG from the coding sequence ATGTCTATTATGGACCACAGCCCCACCACGGGCGTGGTCACGGTCATCGTCATCCTCATTGCCATCGCTGCCCTGGGGGCCTTGATCCTGGGCTGCTGGTGCTACCTGCGGCTGCAGCGCATCAGCCAGTCGGAGGACGAGGAGAGCATCGTGGGGGATGGCGAGACCAAGGAGCCCTTCCTGCTGGTGCAGTACTCGGCCAGGGGACCGTGCGTGGAGAGGAAGGCCAAGCTGATGACGCCCAATGGCCCGGAAGTCCATGGCTGA